CTTCCTTTGTATGATGGGTGATACCCTCCAAAACAGGATAAGCTACAGGTATACTCATAGCCTTTGCATATTTACTTAAAAATATTTCTACACCAAATCTACACCAGGTTAAATCTGGGAGTTTGTTGACAAACTCTCTAGAAAGGGCTCTTTGCCCATTTAAGATACCGAAATATTTTTGGGCGAGATCAACCCTTAATTTTCCTCCTTCCGAGAACATGCCAACACTCATGCCGATTGTATTGTCTTTTTCTAAAGGTTTAAGAAGCTTATCAATGTGTTGTTTTTCTAAGTTAATTAAATCAGCATCTAAAAAAACCCAGTAAGGTGATCTATCTCTTTCATCTACATACTTAATGCCGCTTTGTAAAGCAGAACCTTTTCCAAGGTTTTGATTATGTTTTATAACCTCTACTGGAAATTTGCTGGCGTTTTCGGAAGTGTGGTCTGGAGAACCATCATCTATAACAATAATCCTTGTGTCTTTTTGATAATTAGTTACTACTTCTAATACTTTTTCTATTCGAGGAGCTTCATAATAAGCAGGTATTAATATAGTTATATCTTTAGTCATTATATCATCCTCCTCGCTATTTAATTATGTTATTCTATTTATGGACAATCTACATAATATAAATTGATTTTGTCAGTTTATATTGGTCCTGTCAAGTTATATCATAAGTAAAAAAGCATATAAATTTATAATGCAAATGCTCTAGGAAAAGTCAACTCCCTCAAGGTAGGTCGTTTATACTTTGTAATAAATGATTGGTAGTGGTGCTCTTGACTATTTCTGAATATTCAGAAAAAAAGTTATTTATATTAAGCCTGTTACTCTTTTTAGTTCAAGGTGACAATTATGCTTCAGCAGCCGTGGTAGTTGAAATAGCAAGGGATTTCAATATGCATATCAGTCAAGCTGGACTTTTTGTGACTGCGTACTTACTGCCTTTTGGGATCTTTACTTTATTTTTTGGTCCTATGGCTGACAAATATGGAAAAGCAAAGGTTATAAGTATTGGAGCCTTCGCAGTTTCGATATTTTGTACTTTGGGAGGATTTGCTTTGGGTTTGGTTTCATTAAGCTTAATCCGTGCTGTCAATGGAATCTTTGCTGCTTCCATTATTCCGGTAACTATTTCTCTTATTGGAGAAAAATTTTCTTATGACCCAAAAGCTATGCAAAATGCGCTGGGTAGAGCTCTTGGGATGTTGTTTATGGGTGCTGCAGCAGCTCCTATAATCGCAGGTACTTTAACTTATTTGGTTTTCTGGAGAATGGTATATTTTGCTTACGGATTAGCAATATTTACTACTGCAATTTTTATCCGTAAGACTTTAGATAAATCTAATATCGTCAATAGTAATCTATCATTAAAATCAGTTTATAGAGAAGCTTTTGGTAATAAAAGATTAATCAACTTAGTTAGTGCAGAGTTTTTTCTGGGTTTTTCTGTATTAGGAAGCTTTATGTATTCGGGAGATTTTGTCCAAGAAACTACAACCTTTAATATATTTTGGGTTGGGGTAGCTCTTACCTTTTTTGGTTTAGGAACTGTTATAGGTGGTAGACATGCAGCATCAATAAAAGAAAAAGTAGGGCCATCTATTATCATATATGCAGGTGTGTTAGGATTTTTATGCTGGGGGCTCATGGGATTTATAGGTATATATTATTTTATGCTTGTTGCGTTTTTGGGATATGGTTTTTCTTTTATCCTTCTACATACTTTTATAGTGACAACTGCACAAAACTTAATACCAGATAAAAAAGGACTAGTGATGTCGCTTGTTTCCTTTAACTTATTTGTAGGTGGGGGCTTAGG
The Natranaerofaba carboxydovora genome window above contains:
- a CDS encoding glycosyltransferase family 2 protein, producing the protein MTKDITILIPAYYEAPRIEKVLEVVTNYQKDTRIIVIDDGSPDHTSENASKFPVEVIKHNQNLGKGSALQSGIKYVDERDRSPYWVFLDADLINLEKQHIDKLLKPLEKDNTIGMSVGMFSEGGKLRVDLAQKYFGILNGQRALSREFVNKLPDLTWCRFGVEIFLSKYAKAMSIPVAYPVLEGITHHTKEEKFGLIKGVLYRIQMYHECLKALFTWRKNI
- a CDS encoding MFS transporter translates to MTISEYSEKKLFILSLLLFLVQGDNYASAAVVVEIARDFNMHISQAGLFVTAYLLPFGIFTLFFGPMADKYGKAKVISIGAFAVSIFCTLGGFALGLVSLSLIRAVNGIFAASIIPVTISLIGEKFSYDPKAMQNALGRALGMLFMGAAAAPIIAGTLTYLVFWRMVYFAYGLAIFTTAIFIRKTLDKSNIVNSNLSLKSVYREAFGNKRLINLVSAEFFLGFSVLGSFMYSGDFVQETTTFNIFWVGVALTFFGLGTVIGGRHAASIKEKVGPSIIIYAGVLGFLCWGLMGFIGIYYFMLVAFLGYGFSFILLHTFIVTTAQNLIPDKKGLVMSLVSFNLFVGGGLGTLVNSYVLSFSDFMFVFFLAGIFIFTAGVLTYKFIN